Proteins co-encoded in one candidate division TA06 bacterium genomic window:
- a CDS encoding HEAT repeat domain-containing protein, whose product MGLGGCPHAYPLHARAEAVFELGKRGELEVLSDLLRFLNAPEPEIRKGAVDGMWALAKKGAIDPPLRRLLMVVRGDNDSEVRRAAVSAMETCGSKAVSHLLELLDDKHTTVRIEARRTLGKIGDRMASAPLITRSRRGSYKERKAAMHALGQMGARQAVPLLIDVIEANRPDAPIALDAARALALIGDQTAIQYIERAMLQQLVTAEKPHKDLLFSYRRLLKTGSYDKFKAIRRSCTKANEKPLTSS is encoded by the coding sequence ATTGGATTGGGGGGCTGTCCCCATGCCTATCCGCTCCACGCGAGAGCCGAGGCAGTTTTTGAGCTTGGCAAGCGGGGTGAGTTAGAAGTTCTGTCTGATCTGTTGAGATTTTTGAATGCGCCTGAGCCGGAGATAAGAAAGGGTGCGGTTGATGGGATGTGGGCACTTGCGAAGAAAGGAGCAATTGATCCGCCCTTGAGGAGGTTGCTGATGGTTGTCAGAGGTGACAATGATTCTGAAGTGAGAAGGGCGGCCGTATCAGCAATGGAGACCTGCGGGAGCAAAGCGGTTTCACATCTTCTCGAACTGCTTGATGACAAACATACTACAGTCAGGATTGAGGCCAGGAGGACCCTGGGAAAAATCGGCGATAGGATGGCATCAGCCCCTTTGATAACCAGGTCAAGGAGAGGATCGTACAAAGAACGAAAAGCTGCTATGCACGCGCTGGGACAGATGGGGGCGAGACAAGCAGTTCCTCTTCTCATCGACGTCATAGAAGCGAACAGACCGGATGCTCCCATTGCGCTGGATGCGGCGAGAGCGCTTGCACTCATCGGGGATCAAACGGCAATTCAATATATAGAGCGGGCCATGCTCCAACAGCTCGTCACCGCGGAGAAGCCCCACAAAGATCTTCTCTTTTCTTACAGGAGATTACTGAAGACCGGCTCCTATGACAAGTTCAAAGCAATCCGCCGATCTTGCACGAAGGCAAACGAAAAACCTCTTACATCAAGCTAG